TCCGCTGGAAAGCGTACAGGTTTTGGTAGACGCCATGAAAGAATTAGAAAGAATCGCTTAAAAAAATTAACGACATTATTTACAATGAAAGTATTAGCTAATGACGGCCTTTCGCAGAGCGGTATTGACGCTTTGGAAAAAGGAGGCTTTGAAGTAATCACAACAAAAGTTGCACAGGAACAGGTTGCTAATTACATTAATAAAAACGAAATCGACGTACTGCTGGTTCGCAGCGCGACAAAAGTACGCCAGGATATTATCGACAATTGCCCGACGCTTAAAGTGGTGGGGCGCGGCGGTGTAGGTATGGACAATATAGACGTTGCCTATGCCCGCGAAAAAGGAATACACGTTATCAACACACCCGCTTCTTCTTCGGAATCTGTAGCAGAACTGGTATTTGCACATTTATTTTCCGGCGTTCGCTTTCTTCACGATGCTAACCGGAACATGCCGCTGGATGGCGACACTCAGTTCAATAACCTAAAAAAGGCGTATGCAAACGGAATTGAACTACGTGGCAAAACGATCGGTATTATCGGCTTCGGCCGTATTGGCCGTGAAGTTGCCCGTATGGCTTTAGGTTTGGGTATGAAAGTGATCGCAACCGATAAATATGTGGATGAAGCGACCATTAAAGTGGACTTTTACAACGGCCAGTTTATCAATGTGGACATTGAAACCGAACCGATTGAAGATGTTCTGAAACATTCCGATTTTATCAGCCTGCATGTACCGGCTCAGGATACCTATGTTATCGGGAAAGCAGAATTTGACCTGATGAAGGAAGGTGTCGGCATCATCAATTGCGCCCGTGGCGGTGTGATCGATGAAGTCGCTTTAATTGATGCTTTGGATGATGAAAAGGTGCTTTTTGCCGGATTGGATGTTTTTGAAGAAGAGCCTACTCCTGCTATCCAGGTTTTGATGAATCCTAAAATTTCACTGACGCCCCACATTGGTGCGGCTACCATTGAAGCGCAGGAACGCATCGGTACCGAACTGGCAGAACAGATTATCAGTTTATTAAAAACAAATTCACAATCTTAACAGAACTTTTTTTTGTTTACATTTGATAACCAACTATAAATCAAACGATATGCTTGAACAATTAACCCAATTAGTACAGCAATACGGAGGCGATGCCATTGTAAAAAACAATGCCGTTCCTAACGAATTAAACGAAAGCGTGATGGCTGAAGCCGGCAGTTCTATTTTTTCGGGATTACAGAAAATTGCTTCCGAAGGCGGAATTGACCAGTTAGCCGGTTTGTTCCAGGGCAACAATGCTTCGTCCGGTTCCAATCCTGTTGTTCAGAAATTATCCGAACAGTTAACCGGCGATTTAGGTCAGAAATTCGGTTTGAGTACCGAAGCGGCTTCCGGTGTGGCAGGCAGTTTGATCCCTAATGTATTAGGCTCCTTAGTGAACAAGGCAAAGGATCCGAATGAACAAGGGTTTCAGATTTCGGATATTGTTAACGCTATTTCCGGCGGAAACGGCAGTTCCGGTTTGATGGACGCCATTTCAAAATATGGCGGGCAATTTGGCCTGGACCAGAATAACGACGGAAAAGTCGATATGAGCGATGCCATGGCAGCTGTTAGTAAAAAAGGCGGTATTGGCGGACTTTTAGGAAAATTGTTCGGTAAATAAGCAAAACACATACGTTTCAAAAGCCTGGCATACGCCAGGCTTTTTTGTTAAAAAAATAGCGCTTCCGGCATCTTTTTGGTAACTTTATAGGAAATTCTGTCTTATGAAAAACTTTGGTATCATCGGAATTATCGTTTTATGCATCGGCGTGTTCAGTTGCAGTACACCCAGGCAGCCTACCGGAATATCCCAAACCGGAACTACCGCAGCTGCAGCGAACAACGACACGATTCGTATTGCTAATGACGAATTGCAGTATGAAATCATCATTATTGATCCCGGTTTTAATTCCTGGCTGATCGGCAGAGCAAAACCAAGAGGATTTTACACCCAAAGCTATCTGGAAAGCCGCAACATTCCGTGGGTAACCGAATGGAATACCCATGTGATTTCCCCCAGAAGAGGACAGGAAGATTTATTCCAGATGGCTATTGATTACAGAAGCGGTACCGATTACGGCTATGAAGTGAATTACATGCTTTATAATTATTTAGTCTATTTCCAATTAAAAAACAATATTCGGCTTGGAGTCTTTGCTCCGCGACCATAAAAGTTGTATTTTTGAGCCTATTTCTAATAGCCATGGAAAAATTAAAACAGCGATGGGGTGTTTCCTCTAACTTTCAGATAGTCATCATCTTTATTGTATTTGCGATAACCGGGTCAACAGCTTCTTATCTTTCAAAACCGTTAGTAGAATGGCTGGGTATCACCAAAGACAATTTAACGCCGTGGCTGTACTGGCCTTTGCGGCTTATCATCATACTTCCGGTTTATAAAGTACTGTTGGTGATTATCGGAACGCTCTTCGGGCAGTTTACTTTTTTCTGGAATTTTGTAAAAAAAATGCTCCGTCATATGGGACTCGGGTTCCTTTTCAAACAATAAAAAAGAGGCTTTGCAGCCTCTTTTGTTTTATTCCTGTTTTTTAATCATATACGTATAAATCCACGTGAGTGTAAATGTGGGAATAAAGTCCAGTCCGGGCATTAACTCTTCAACAAAAGCAAAGATACCTCCAACGGTTCCCACGGTTCCTTTATACATCCTTGCCAGCAAAAATCCGGCTACAGGCGCCCACGCGATGTCTACAAATTCTCCCAGAAAAGGAAGTAAATACGTCATACAGCCGATGGCATCAAACAAAATGCTGAGCATTAGTTTTTGCTGTTTGCTGTCGGAAGCCGTTTTAACCTGAATATCAGCCATTTTATAGTATTAATTTACAGTTAATAAAGCAAATTCGGTGCCAAAATTATTTCAGCTTCGACGGATAGTTTTTGCGGAGCTTTTCCAGCTTCGGATTAATGACTGCCATACAGTACGGCTGGGACTTATTCTGGTTGTAATAATCCTGATGGTAATCTTCTGCCGGATAGAAAATACCGGCTTTGGAAATGGCAGTTACCACGTTTTTACCATAAATTTTCTGGTCATTCAGCAGTTTTATAAAATTTTCAGCCGCATTTTTCTGCGCTTCGCTGTTATAGAAAATCTCACTTCGGTACTGCGTACCCACATCGGCACCCTGACGGTTTAATGTTGTGGGATCATGCGTAGCAAAAAACACTTCCAGAATATCGTCATACGAAATCAGTTTAGGATCGAAGGTAATTGCAATGGCTTCCGCATGTCCGGTTGTTCCGGTGCAGATTTCTTTATAGGTTGGATTTTTAAGGTTACCGCCGATATAGCCGGAAACCACTTTTTTCACTCCTTTTAACTCCAGAAAAACAGCTTCTGTACACCAGAAACAACCTCCGGCTACCGTAGCCACTTCTAATCCTTTTTGTTCATCCATAATTTCAATTTCTTTGTTTTTTTCTGCTGAAAGTTTTTTTTCTTTGGATTGACACGAAACCGCCGTCAATGCAAATAATAAGGCAAAAATACTTTTCATAACGTTACTTTTTATCAAAATTAACCAATTAAAAAATCCGATTTTGTTTGTTAACGAAACTTTATGTTCGCCGGCTACCGGTTTCCATATCTACGGAATAATATCCCTGTTTAGATTTCTTTTTACTCAAAATCTTTGTTTCTTTGTACAAATTCCAGAAAATGATACAGGCAAAAAACATTCATAAATATTACGATAAACTTCATGTATTGAAGGGTGTGGATTTACACATTCAAAAAGGAGAGATTGTTTCCATTGTCGGGGCTTCCGGTGCCGGAAAAACGACCTTATTGCAAATTTTAGGCACCCTGGACAAACCTACCGTTGAAAGCGGAACTTCGTTGATTATCAACAATGAGGAGGTTTTAAAAATGAATGACAAAGCACTTTCCAGATTCCGCAACCTGCAATTGGGCTTTATTTTCCAGTTCCATCAGCTGCTGCCGGAATTTACAGCTTTGGAAAACGTTTGTATTCCCGCTTTTATTGCCGGAAAAAACAAACAGGAAACAGAAGAAGAAGCGACCAAATTGCTGAACTATCTGGGATTGTACCACCGCATGCACCACAAACCGGGAGAACTTTCCGGCGGGGAACAGCAGCGTGTTGCCGTGGCCCGTTCGTTAATTAACAAGCCTGCCGTTATTTTTGCCGATGAGCCTTCCGGAAACCTGGACACTCATTCTGCCGAAAACCTGCACCAGCTTTTCTTTAAGTTACGGGATGAATTCGGACAGACATTCGTTATTGTTACCCACAATGAAGAACTTGCCAATATGGCCGACCGCAAACTCGTGATGGTCGACGGTTTAATCAGTAAATAGCCTTCAAATGTCGACAATCAATACCGGTGCATTGCCTATGGATTTTTTGGAATTGCAGTCTTTTTTAAACGAAAAGGTGGCTTTATACAACAATCCTGATTTTATTGAAAGCGATCCGGTGCAGATCCCGCATTTATTTTCGCTAAAAGAAGATATCGAAATTGCCGGCTTCCTGAGTGCTACCATTGCCTGGGGAAACCGCAAAATGATCATTAAAAATGCGCACCGCATGATGGAACTGATGGGCAACTCGCCGTATGATTTTATCATGAGCCATACCGATGACGATATCGCAAGGCTTGAGAGCTTTGTGCATCGTACCTTTAACGGAAAAGACTTTGGCAGTTTTGTAAAAGGATTGCAGCACATCTATAAAAATCATGGCGGTCTGGAAACTGTTTTTTCAAAAAATCAGGAAGAAGACAGTCTGCAAAAAAGCATACACGAATTCAAAAAAGTTTTCTTCGAAATTGAACATTTGCCACGATCACAAAAACACATTTCCGATCCGTTAAACAATTCCGCAGCCAAACGCATCAACATGTACCTGCGCTGGATGGTTCGCCAGGACAATAAAGGTGTCGACTTAGGAATATGGAAAAATATTCCGCCTGCTAAACTTTCCTGTCCGCTTGACGTACATTCAGGAAACGTAGCCCGGAAATTAGCCCTGCTTTCGCGAAAGCAAAACGATGGTAAAGCATTGGCAGAACTCGATTTAAATCTTCGAAAAATGGATCCTCTGGATCCTGTAAAATATGATTTCGCTTTGTTTGGATTAGGCGTTTTTGAAGGGTTTTAACAATACAACAAAAGACTTAAACAATTACGTTTAAGTCTTTTAGAAATAAAACCAAAATCACTCAATGAGCGTTTTATATGCCATAAAAACATAACAAAACGCCCATTACCAAACCTTGGTGCAACAGTTATTTTACTTTAGCATCCAGTTCAACTTTAGCATTCAGATTATTTCTTGTTAAAATAACGGAATGTGGTTTTCCATTATTAAATTCGAACTTTAATACGTTCGGATAATCTACAATTTTAAATAACCCGTTTTTCAGATAAAGCAATTCATTATCATTTTTTCCTTTAAAATGTTCTAAAATTGGCGATTCAACATAAAGACGGTTATTTCTTTCTACTATTTTGGTTTCCATTCCCTGCTGGTAAAGGAAATCGTCATACGTTCCGATTAGTTTTTCTTTTAAACTCAAGGGTATTTCCTGAGTCGCTTCATCAGGCGTTTTATTGTTCCAGTCCATCAGTGTCAGAATCTTTCTTTGAGTATGATTCATCACAGGAATACGATTCGGTTTTTCACCATTCGCAAGAAACACAAAGCCGTTTCCATCTGTCATAGTCGCAAAAACACTACCTCCAACTCCGGTATTGGAACCGTTACACATAAACCAATCGTAATTATTATAACCACCGGACTTTTGCCAGCCGTATCCCCAGCCGCCAACAGCATTTTTTAAAGCAGTTACTTCCGTTACTTTTTTTGCAACACTATGAGAAATCACTTTGTTATTTTTATTGCGCAAAGCATTTTGTATCTCAATAGCAAGTTTTGCTAAATCACCCGGTGTAGACCATAATCCTGATGCTGCAACTTGCGGCGTGATTGGCAAGCCTGTTTTAATAACTTTTCCATCCTTATCGTGAACCATCGCTACATTTTTCAGAAATCCATTCTCATCAGGCTGTATCATTGTTGTATTTTTCAGACCAAGAGGTGAAAAAATATAGGTTTGTGCAAGTTCCGCAACAGGTTTCTCAAAAGTGTCTTCTAATCCCATCTGGATAAT
This region of Flavobacterium inviolabile genomic DNA includes:
- a CDS encoding D-2-hydroxyacid dehydrogenase, with the protein product MKVLANDGLSQSGIDALEKGGFEVITTKVAQEQVANYINKNEIDVLLVRSATKVRQDIIDNCPTLKVVGRGGVGMDNIDVAYAREKGIHVINTPASSSESVAELVFAHLFSGVRFLHDANRNMPLDGDTQFNNLKKAYANGIELRGKTIGIIGFGRIGREVARMALGLGMKVIATDKYVDEATIKVDFYNGQFINVDIETEPIEDVLKHSDFISLHVPAQDTYVIGKAEFDLMKEGVGIINCARGGVIDEVALIDALDDEKVLFAGLDVFEEEPTPAIQVLMNPKISLTPHIGAATIEAQERIGTELAEQIISLLKTNSQS
- a CDS encoding DUF937 domain-containing protein encodes the protein MLEQLTQLVQQYGGDAIVKNNAVPNELNESVMAEAGSSIFSGLQKIASEGGIDQLAGLFQGNNASSGSNPVVQKLSEQLTGDLGQKFGLSTEAASGVAGSLIPNVLGSLVNKAKDPNEQGFQISDIVNAISGGNGSSGLMDAISKYGGQFGLDQNNDGKVDMSDAMAAVSKKGGIGGLLGKLFGK
- a CDS encoding DUF6146 family protein, with the translated sequence MKNFGIIGIIVLCIGVFSCSTPRQPTGISQTGTTAAAANNDTIRIANDELQYEIIIIDPGFNSWLIGRAKPRGFYTQSYLESRNIPWVTEWNTHVISPRRGQEDLFQMAIDYRSGTDYGYEVNYMLYNYLVYFQLKNNIRLGVFAPRP
- a CDS encoding DUF6787 family protein, whose product is MEKLKQRWGVSSNFQIVIIFIVFAITGSTASYLSKPLVEWLGITKDNLTPWLYWPLRLIIILPVYKVLLVIIGTLFGQFTFFWNFVKKMLRHMGLGFLFKQ
- the msrA gene encoding peptide-methionine (S)-S-oxide reductase MsrA → MKSIFALLFALTAVSCQSKEKKLSAEKNKEIEIMDEQKGLEVATVAGGCFWCTEAVFLELKGVKKVVSGYIGGNLKNPTYKEICTGTTGHAEAIAITFDPKLISYDDILEVFFATHDPTTLNRQGADVGTQYRSEIFYNSEAQKNAAENFIKLLNDQKIYGKNVVTAISKAGIFYPAEDYHQDYYNQNKSQPYCMAVINPKLEKLRKNYPSKLK
- a CDS encoding ABC transporter ATP-binding protein, which translates into the protein MIQAKNIHKYYDKLHVLKGVDLHIQKGEIVSIVGASGAGKTTLLQILGTLDKPTVESGTSLIINNEEVLKMNDKALSRFRNLQLGFIFQFHQLLPEFTALENVCIPAFIAGKNKQETEEEATKLLNYLGLYHRMHHKPGELSGGEQQRVAVARSLINKPAVIFADEPSGNLDTHSAENLHQLFFKLRDEFGQTFVIVTHNEELANMADRKLVMVDGLISK
- a CDS encoding TIGR02757 family protein, with product MSTINTGALPMDFLELQSFLNEKVALYNNPDFIESDPVQIPHLFSLKEDIEIAGFLSATIAWGNRKMIIKNAHRMMELMGNSPYDFIMSHTDDDIARLESFVHRTFNGKDFGSFVKGLQHIYKNHGGLETVFSKNQEEDSLQKSIHEFKKVFFEIEHLPRSQKHISDPLNNSAAKRINMYLRWMVRQDNKGVDLGIWKNIPPAKLSCPLDVHSGNVARKLALLSRKQNDGKALAELDLNLRKMDPLDPVKYDFALFGLGVFEGF
- a CDS encoding serine hydrolase domain-containing protein — protein: MKTTIYLLTLLVIISGCQTTHIGSSKKRDYSFLTDSLKIEQQLEKYKLAGFSLVVFENYNIVYSSQFGVKSIDSKEKIDENTAFSTASIAKPVTALLCHILEEKGLINLDTPIDNYLKRWHLPKSRFTENNSPTWRQFLNHTAGTSQSGFEDHYEGETIPTIKQSLLGQIPRYNKEIEFLFTPGTDWNYSGGGYVIIQMGLEDTFEKPVAELAQTYIFSPLGLKNTTMIQPDENGFLKNVAMVHDKDGKVIKTGLPITPQVAASGLWSTPGDLAKLAIEIQNALRNKNNKVISHSVAKKVTEVTALKNAVGGWGYGWQKSGGYNNYDWFMCNGSNTGVGGSVFATMTDGNGFVFLANGEKPNRIPVMNHTQRKILTLMDWNNKTPDEATQEIPLSLKEKLIGTYDDFLYQQGMETKIVERNNRLYVESPILEHFKGKNDNELLYLKNGLFKIVDYPNVLKFEFNNGKPHSVILTRNNLNAKVELDAKVK